In Harmonia axyridis chromosome X, icHarAxyr1.1, whole genome shotgun sequence, a single window of DNA contains:
- the LOC123685804 gene encoding histone H4 codes for MTGRGKGGKGLGKGGAKRHRKVLRDNIQGITKPAIRRLARRGGVKRISGLIYEETRGVLKVFLENVIRDAVTYTEHAKRKTVTAMDVVYALKRQGRTLYGFGG; via the coding sequence ATGACTGGCAGAGGCAAAGGTGGTAAGGGTTTGGGAAAGGGTGGCGCTAAGCGTCACAGGAAAGTTCTACGAGACAATATCCAAGGAATCACGAAGCCCGCTATCAGAAGATTGGCCCGCCGCGGTGGGGTGAAACGTATCTCTGGTTTGATTTACGAAGAAACTAGAGGTGTACTTAAGGTATTCCTAGAAAACGTTATTAGAGACGCTGTAACTTACACCGAACACGCAAAAAGGAAGACTGTAACAGCAATGGACGTCGTATATGCTTTGAAACGCCAAGGTCGTACGTTGTACGGTTTCGGAGGTTAA
- the LOC123686651 gene encoding uncharacterized protein LOC123686651: MARTKQTARKSTGGKAPRKQLATKAARKSAPATGGVKKPHRYRPGTVALREIRRYQKSTELLIRKLPFQRLVREIAQDFKTDLRFQSSAVMALQEASEAYLVGLFEDTNLCAIHAKRVTIMPKDIQLARRIRGERAFFTYRQIDRLKMPPKTSGKAAKKAGKAQKNISKSDKKKKRKRKESYAIYIYKVLKQVHPDTGISSKAMSIMNSFVNDIFERIAAEASRLAHYNKRSTITSREIQTAVRLLLPGGHAESLLVLFGAKPTEKPVRYIDDLKLYSANDEQLGNVVAFFEAIGMKPGKDECAVVQAKREVNLYPYSRWPVRSNARKSTGGKAPRKQLATKAARKSAPATGGVKKPHRYRPGTVALREIRRYQKSTELLIRKLPFQRLVREIAQDFKTDLRFQSSAVMALQEASEAYLVGLFEDTNLCAIHAKRVTIMPKDIQLARRIRGERA; the protein is encoded by the exons ATGGCCCGTACGAAGCAAACCGCAAGAAAATCCACTGGCGGAAAGGCACCGCGTAAGCAACTTGCCACAAAAGCGGCACGTAAAAGTGCACCCGCTACTGGTGGCGTAAAAAAACCTCATCGTTACCGTCCAGGTACCGTAGCTCTTCGTGAGATCCGTCGTTATCAGAAAAGTACCGAGCTGTTGATTCGCAAACTTCCTTTCCAAAGGTTAGTGCGCGAAATTGCCCAAGACTTCAAGACCGATCTCCGTTTCCAGAGCTCCGCCGTGATGGCCCTTCAAGAAGCTAGCGAAGCTTATCTGGTCGGTCTATTCGAAGATACAAATTTATGTGCCATTCACGCCAAGAGAGTAACCATTATGCCGAAGGACATTCAACTTGCTCGACGTATCCGTGGCGAACGTGCTT ttttcacttATCGTCAGATTGATCGATTGAAGATGCCTCCTAAAACTAGCGGAAAAGCTGCCAAGAAAGCTGGCAAGgcccaaaaaaacatttctaaaagcgacaagaagaagaaacgcaAGAGGAAGGAAAGTTACGCTATCTACATTTATAAAGTATTGAAACAAGTCCATCCGGATACGGGTATTTCAAGCAAGGCTATGAGCATCATGAACAGTTTCgttaatgatattttcgaaCGCATCGCCGCCGAGGCGAGTAGACTTGCTCACTACAACAAACGTTCGACAATAACCAGCAGGGAAATTCAAACAGCAGTGCGCCTTCTCTTGCCCG gggGACACGCAGAGTCTCTTCTGGTTTTGTTTGGCGCTAAACCTACTGAGAAGCCAGTTAGATACATCGACGACCTCAAGCTCTACTCCGCTAATGACGAGCAATTGGGAAATGTGGTAGCGTTCTTTGAGGCTATCGGAATGAAGCCGGGGAAAGATGAATGTGCCGTGGTTCAGGCGAAGAGAGAAGTCAA TTTATACCCATACTCGAGATGGCCCGTACGAAGCAACGCAAGAAAATCCACTGGCGGAAAGGCACCGCGTAAGCAACTTGCCACAAAAGCGGCACGTAAAAGTGCACCCGCTACTGGTGGCGTAAAAAAACCTCATCGTTACCGTCCAGGTACCGTAGCTCTTCGTGAGATCCGTCGTTATCAGAAAAGTACCGAGCTGTTGATTCGCAAACTTCCTTTCCAAAGGTTAGTGCGCGAAATTGCCCAAGACTTCAAGACCGATCTCCGTTTCCAGAGCTCCGCCGTGATGGCCCTTCAAGAAGCTAGCGAAGCTTATCTGGTCGGTCTATTCGAAGATACAAATTTATGTGCCATTCACGCCAAGAGAGTAACCATTATGCCGAAGGACATTCAACTTGCTCGACGTATCCGTGGCGAACGTGCTTAA
- the LOC123685801 gene encoding histone H2B-like → MPPKTSGKAAKKAGKAQKNISKSDKKKKRKRKESYAIYIYKVLKQVHPDTGISSKAMSIMNSFVNDIFERIAAEASRLAHYNKRSTITSREIQTAVRLLLPGELAKHAVSEGTKAVTKYTSSK, encoded by the coding sequence ATGCCTCCTAAAACTAGCGGAAAAGCTGCCAAGAAAGCTGGCAAGgcccaaaaaaacatttctaaaagcgacaagaagaagaaacgcaAGAGGAAGGAAAGTTACGCTATCTACATTTATAAAGTATTGAAACAAGTCCATCCGGATACGGGTATTTCAAGCAAGGCTATGAGCATCATGAACAGTTTCgttaatgatattttcgaaCGCATCGCCGCCGAGGCGAGTAGACTTGCTCACTACAACAAACGTTCGACAATAACCAGCAGGGAAATTCAAACAGCAGTGCGCCTTCTCTTGCCCGGTGAGTTGGCAAAACACGCCGTCAGCGAAGGAACTAAAGCAGTAACAAAATACACCAGTTCCAAATAA
- the LOC123686250 gene encoding histone H2A: MSGRGKGGKVKGKAKSRSNRAGLQFPVGRIHRLLRKGNYAERVGAGAPVYLAAVMEYLAAEVLELAGNAARDNKKTRIIPRHLQLAIRNDEELNKLLSGVTIAQGGVLPNIQAVLLPKKTEKKS, translated from the coding sequence atgtctGGTCGCGGTAAAGGTGGAAAAGTTAAGGGTAAGGCAAAGTCTCGTTCCAACCGAGCTGGATTACAATTTCCAGTTGGTCGTATTCATCGTTTATTACGCAAAGGAAATTATGCTGAACGAGTTGGAGCTGGAGCACCCGTCTATCTAGCCGCTGTTATGGAATATCTAGCCGCCGAAGTTTTGGAATTGGCCGGTAACGCAGCACGTGACAACAAGAAAACCAGAATTATTCCCAGACATCTTCAGCTGGCAATCAGAAACGACGAAGAGTTGAACAAATTGCTATCGGGAGTAACTATCGCTCAAGGTGGTGTTTTACCGAATATCCAAGCCGTCCTCTTGCCAAAGAAGACAGAAAAGAAATCATAA